A region from the Sulfitobacter sp. D7 genome encodes:
- a CDS encoding SDR family NAD(P)-dependent oxidoreductase produces MQLPSFAGFDLSGKRAIVTGATSGIGLGAATALARAGAHVVCAARSAAPLKDLQAAMEAEGLSCETQRLDIADVEATRTALSSLGAFDIVVNSAGMARHGPALETTPEDFDAVMSVNLRAAYFLSSAAAEQMIAAGRPGSIIHVGSQMGHVGGIDRGVYCASKHALEGMVKAMAIEWGPKSVRINTLCPTFIRTPLGEQTLSDPARRAWIVDKIKLGRVGEIEDIMGAAVYLASDASAMVTGTALLVDGGWTAE; encoded by the coding sequence ATGCAACTTCCGTCCTTCGCCGGTTTCGACCTTTCAGGCAAACGCGCAATCGTAACAGGTGCAACGTCCGGTATCGGATTGGGGGCTGCAACCGCTCTGGCAAGGGCAGGGGCACATGTGGTCTGCGCGGCGCGCAGCGCTGCACCTCTGAAGGACTTGCAGGCGGCGATGGAGGCAGAGGGTTTGAGCTGTGAAACTCAGAGGCTCGATATCGCGGACGTGGAGGCGACCCGCACGGCGCTCTCCTCGCTCGGAGCCTTTGACATTGTGGTGAACTCCGCTGGGATGGCACGCCACGGTCCTGCCTTGGAAACCACGCCCGAGGATTTTGATGCTGTAATGAGCGTCAATCTCCGGGCCGCCTACTTCCTATCATCCGCAGCCGCTGAGCAGATGATCGCGGCAGGCCGTCCCGGCTCGATCATCCATGTAGGCAGCCAGATGGGACATGTCGGAGGCATCGACCGAGGCGTCTACTGCGCGTCGAAACACGCTCTGGAAGGAATGGTGAAGGCAATGGCAATCGAATGGGGCCCGAAATCTGTGCGCATCAACACGCTTTGCCCCACCTTCATCCGCACACCGCTAGGTGAGCAAACCCTGTCAGACCCGGCGCGCCGGGCGTGGATAGTAGATAAAATCAAACTTGGCCGGGTCGGCGAGATTGAAGATATCATGGGGGCGGCGGTTTATCTGGCCAGCGATGCATCGGCGATGGTGACAGGCACGGCATTGTTGGTCGACGGCGGTTGGACCGCTGAATAG
- the hisD gene encoding histidinol dehydrogenase: MTITFLKKGKSDAARADDDAKTRAVVETTLQSIEARGDAAVRELSEKFDNYSPASFRLSQQEIDDLIAQLSDRELEDIKFAQEQVVNFARAQRASMTDIEVETLPGVILGHKNIPVQSVGCYVPGGKFPMVASAHMSVATAKVAEVPRIVACTPPFNGKPNPAVIAAMHLGGADEIYVMGGIQAVGAMALGTETIEPVHMLVGPGNAFVAEAKRQLYGRVGIDLFAGPTETMVIADETAADAELCATDLLGQAEHGYNSPAVLLTNSRKLAEDTLAEIDRLLKILPTAGTAKISWDEYGEVIVCDTYEEMLKVADDIASEHVQVMTDRDDWFLENMTCYGALFLGPRTNVANGDKVIGTNHTLPTHKAGRYTGGLWVGKFLKTHSYQKVTTDEAAALVGAYGSRLCMLEGFVGHAEQCNVRVRRYGGENVPYGEAAAHDEAAE, translated from the coding sequence ATGACCATTACCTTCCTAAAAAAGGGCAAGTCCGATGCTGCCCGCGCTGACGATGACGCCAAAACTCGCGCAGTCGTCGAAACAACACTCCAATCTATTGAGGCCCGCGGCGATGCTGCTGTGCGCGAGCTAAGCGAGAAGTTCGACAATTACAGCCCCGCGTCGTTCCGGCTGAGCCAGCAGGAAATCGACGACCTGATCGCACAGTTGAGCGACCGCGAGTTGGAAGACATTAAATTCGCGCAAGAGCAGGTGGTAAACTTCGCCCGCGCCCAACGCGCCTCCATGACTGATATCGAGGTCGAAACGCTGCCGGGGGTCATTCTGGGGCACAAGAATATCCCCGTTCAATCTGTCGGCTGCTATGTACCCGGGGGCAAGTTCCCGATGGTGGCCAGCGCGCATATGTCCGTTGCGACAGCTAAGGTGGCAGAGGTGCCGCGCATTGTGGCTTGCACACCTCCCTTTAATGGCAAGCCGAACCCCGCCGTTATTGCAGCTATGCACTTGGGTGGTGCTGACGAGATCTATGTGATGGGCGGCATTCAGGCCGTTGGTGCCATGGCGCTTGGGACCGAAACAATCGAGCCAGTCCATATGTTGGTTGGTCCCGGAAATGCCTTTGTCGCTGAGGCCAAGCGCCAGCTTTACGGGCGTGTGGGGATCGATCTCTTTGCTGGGCCGACCGAAACAATGGTCATCGCGGATGAGACGGCGGCCGACGCCGAGCTTTGCGCGACCGATCTGCTGGGCCAAGCCGAGCACGGCTATAATTCTCCGGCCGTGTTGCTGACCAATTCACGTAAATTGGCTGAGGACACGCTGGCCGAGATTGATCGCTTGCTAAAGATCCTGCCGACTGCGGGCACGGCAAAAATCAGTTGGGATGAATACGGCGAAGTGATCGTCTGCGATACCTATGAGGAAATGCTAAAGGTCGCCGATGATATCGCCTCGGAGCATGTGCAGGTGATGACCGACCGCGATGATTGGTTCCTTGAAAACATGACCTGCTACGGGGCGCTGTTCCTCGGGCCGCGGACGAATGTAGCCAATGGCGATAAGGTGATCGGTACAAACCACACGCTGCCAACACATAAGGCGGGGCGCTATACGGGCGGGCTCTGGGTTGGCAAGTTCCTCAAGACCCACTCCTATCAGAAGGTCACCACAGACGAGGCCGCCGCACTTGTAGGTGCCTATGGTTCGCGCCTGTGCATGTTGGAGGGCTTTGTCGGACACGCGGAGCAATGCAATGTACGCGTGCGCCGCTACGGCGGTGAAAACGTTCCATACGGTGAAGCCGCGGCCCACGACGAAGCGGCGGAATAG